From the Drosophila simulans strain w501 chromosome 2L, Prin_Dsim_3.1, whole genome shotgun sequence genome, the window tttaaagtttatagtAGTAttaattttagaaattttaaatCTACATCCATTTAGCAATGGTTTGTTCAAAATATGCATGTAAATTTGAAAGAAAGACTCCATGTGATTGTCAAAAGTATAGTTTCctacattttatataaacaaGCCCATAAGGTACAGGGTATTTTCGCAGTCGCAACGAGTGTCTGTATCTCGTGACTGGTGTCTTTGCTCCTTGCCATTACTTTCGACCTGCTCCTATCGCAGtcgtaattaaaattgcagcaGACGTAGTGAAGTTTTGTACTTTCTTCGGCACCAGATACTCCTGGAAGCCTCCCCTTCAATTTAATCGCTTTGACTGCCTGCTggttgtaatttatttattgccgaAAATCGTACCCTCTACTCTTGATTTGCCCCTGCCCCCCCACTGCTccttgtattttttaattgattagAAACtcgagttttgttttgttttcattgcctTCAATTGGCATCGAGCCAGGAAATTTTCAGCCTCATTGAATTTCTTTGGGTTATTTTTCGCTCACCCTCTTGACTTTCTTTCTCGACTCGCCAATTTTAGCAAATTACTTTCTTggcaaaacttttatatttgttgattCATTTATTGCTAATGTCAAACGTTCGACTCGGTGAGCTGAACGACTGATATGAATCAGTGATAGCAATCAATTATGGGCTCCAAaggcatttcatttcaaactATGTATCGggtttaaaaatcaatttttttctattttagcaaagtttattaaaaataaaaatgaacagCGATAGTTTTGCATCCCAGTTGGCTGCGCTGACGCTTGTCAAATCGTTTCAACATAGATTTTTAGTTGTAGTTTTTCCAAATCAGATTGTGTAACGtacatataattttataaaagtttatCAATTTTTCGGCTTCTTGGTGGCAAAATTCTCAATGTGTTAACCTTTCGGCCGTACCGCGTCATTCTCCCATGCTTTTATCAATAATTCTTAAGAAGAAAatctacaaaaaaatatacaaagtagttCCTCGCACAAGACTACAAATGAAATAGCCCAGTTATCTGCTTTCGGCTACAAATTCTACAAGTgttaaaaggaaaataagaagaaatatAGCAAATTCCTGCAGCAAGTGAAATAGGTGAGTGCGAGAAAGTTCCTCGAGTGTTCAGACCAAAAGCGGATATTCTAGTTGTCCTTGAGTGTGAATGGAAAGTGGGTTGGTGTGCTGTGGACTCGTCCTGTGTGCTTGGGCTTCCACGCTGCATGACAGATTATCGCAAGGACCTTGCCGTCCTTTGAGTGTCCTCGACGGTTATTGAAATTGCTGCAATTGAGTTCGGAGTGCTCGAAGCTATTTAATTGCTGCCGCCTGCCTTCCACAACTTGCTTCACTACTTCTGTTGAAGATGAGCTAACTATTAAGCTGCATTTTGGGGAATTTTAatctttatatcaaaaatatatactacaGAATATAATCATCtaaaaatgctggaaaattcttcaaaaatgtatttaatattccaTATATATTCCTATTCATCTTTAACATACCACTCTTAAATGACTTAGTTAGTTTCTACTCCTTGGTCCATCCACTGTTTCCAATCGAAGCTTTTTGGCCATCTCTGGTTCGGGTCAATAGGGAAGGAGGCGGAGGGGTCAAAAGGAGCAGCTAGCAGACCTCTTCTTTTTCCCGCAGGTGTTGTAAGCCAGCAAAACGAGTCCTGGAACTGAGCCAAAGCTGCTTTCTCTCAAGTGCTAACTAATTTCGTTGTTGTCCTTACCGCCTCTGCTCCACATCTCGGGCCCAAGGATGCTCTCTGCATCCTCGGGCTTAGCCTCATTCCCTGgctcatcctcatcatcggCGTCTTCCTGCAGTTTCGTTTTTGGTGTCAGCAACATTTCTTCAATTGGTTTCGTTTGCCCTGCCAGTCAGGTTGTTGTCCTTTTTGGTCCTCTGTGTCCTTTATAGAGTTTTATGCGatttttctcttgtttttgatttttttcttttgctccTTCGTAGTGCAATCTTTTTGGCAAACTCTTGTGCGGCGCACAGTTGTTGACTCTGTTTCGGGGCCAAGCCAattcctttttggcctggccaagtcATCTCTTGGCTTGTTTCGGCGTTTTATGCACTTGTGTGCTCCCTACCTTTGGCCACCCCTTTGGCCAAATACGCTCTACACATATGATCTGGCTTCTGTTACGAATTTTTATGGCCGTCGTCTCAGTTGTCCTTTCTTAACTTGGCCGAAAGTTGAGTTTCCTTCGTTCGGGCAAGATGTCTCATTTGGATCGTAACACTTAGCTTAATGTTTACGACGTTTGCCGTGAAAATAGTTTCCAACTGAAGTGAAATAGGAGGTTTTATAGTTCTGTTCGGGTGTATTTTTTGCGAATAATAATGTTTGTAATGGCACACCAAAGAGGTATATACCTAttttatatagaaatattttttagaaaattactGTTTCGTTCTATATTTCATATACAAATCATTTATTCTTCGATATGTTCAATTTTAAATCATAGCAacttttcatatatttatcagctttattattttatgaaaaaaagTTGGaatatttaactgaaatctTTTTGCTTCCAagatttgaaattaaataaagcttttatATAAAAGCTTTTGTGCCAAAGCTTTAACGGTGCTACTGGCAGAAGCGCTCTTAAGATCAGCTGTTTCTTCATGCCGAGCATATGGTTGGTTTCGTTGTGAATGCCAAAAAGAACAGCTGATCGCAGCGTGGCTGagcgaaaaagtgaaaaactcTCTTAGTTTTCATCGAAATCGGCGCAGTTTCGCCTAATTTCTGCGGTGTTTCGTGCAAAGCAACTGATTGCCGCTGTAAAAAGATGTAAAACAACTTAAATGTGATTAATTCTGCAACTAAATCTGGACAAGTGAGTTGTTACGTAGTCGGTGCACCAAGTAAAGTTGACTAACGCAAATATTTCTCAGATAAAACTAAGAGAAGTTCTCTTCTTCAACGCCGATCTTCGCTCCAACATTTGCAACATTGATGGGAGCAAAAAGTCTTGCTTTTTCCTTCTTTAAAAACCTAGTCCGCAACTCTGATAAATTACTCGGATATAAAACTCAAACTAGAGTTTCGCTGTTGTCCAGATTTTGTGGCACTTCCTTGGCTGGTAAAATGGAGAAGGTGTATTTGAGAAATGCAAGTGATACCAAAGAACTGGACATTGTGTTTCGCTTTGTGAATgagaatttgaaaataaaccgAGAATTCAATTTCCGTCGCCAGATGAACGAGCCCATTGATGCGATACTGGCCAGGATTCAGAGTAATATTATAGGCAGGCTGGCAAAGTCCtgcaaaaaagcaaaaatcaaaCCGCCTTCAGAAATCAATGTTAAACTTCTGAGTGATAATTTTGATGGAAAATTGAATGAATTGACATTTGGCGATCTAGTCGTCACCCAAGATATCAGCAACTTAAAACTGCAGGTGTTGGATACGGTCTACGATTTGGTGTTCAATCCACCGTGGATTTCATCCCTCAAATTGCCGTCATGCATGTTGGCAGGATTTGTAATATACCCCACCAATGTTCAGATACAATTCGGAGAACGTCAATTCAGCAAAGGAGTTTGGTCCAAGGCCAAAAAGCCCACAGACGACGATTGGGAGGCGTGCGGAGAAGGATTTCAATATCTAGTGACTCCTGAGGATATTGGTTACCATTTGAAGTTCGCTGTAACGCCTGGAAATGCACAGGGAATGACGGGTCCTGTGGTCGAGAAGATAACCAACTCTGCAGTGCAGGAATCTCCCGGGCCTTGTCCATTCCAAGATCGCCACAGGCACACCACGAATTCTTTGAGCGATCCCAATGAAATTCGTGTGGTGTCCTACAATCTGTTGGCCGATTTATATGCCAGTAGTGACTATGCCGGTAGCACTCTGTTCTCCTATTGCCCGGCAAAGTATCTGCAAAAAGACTATAGGAAGCCACTCTTTATCAACGAGATCATCGGTTACAACTCCGATATACTCTGTCTGCAAGAGGTCGATCAGCggatatttgattttgatttaaaagaaATCCTAGAGCAACCGCCGTATAACTATCACGGCATAATAGCCCCGAAGGGCAAATGTGCTGAGGGAGTGGCCATTTTCTTTCGGAACTCGCGATTTGACCTCTTGGATTCGCAGATTCTGCATTTGGGGTCCAATATCCCCGTACTGCCCGTATTTGAAAGCCTTTGGAATAAGATCAAAGTTAACGCACAATTAGCAGAACGAATTTGTGAACGGTCCACCACTCTGCAAACTTGTTTGCTTAGAATAAAGGGTACCGATAACTACGTTCTGGTGGCCAACACGCATTTATACTTCCATCCGGATGCAGATCACATTCGCCTGCTGCAAATCGGATTTTCCATGCTTTTCGTAGAGCAGACTATTAGCAAAGCTataaaagactttaacataAGTAGCCCCAAAAACATCGGACTAATATTTTGTGGCGATTTCAATAGCGTTCCCGAGTGTGGAATCTACAAGTTGATGACGGAGCAGCTCGCCGAAAAAACTCTGGAGGACTGGCGAAGTAATGCCGAGCAGGCGGTTTCGAATGTGGAACTCTCGCAGCCATTTAAAATGGGATCGGCCTATGGGGCGCCGGAGTATACCCACTACACCACCCTGTTTTCGGGTTGCTTGGACTATGTGTTCTACCAAAACGATCGCTTCGAATTGCTGAAGGTGGTGCCACTGCCAACAGAGGAGGAGTTGAAAGCCAATACAGCGATACCATCGGCTGTTTTTCCATCCGATCATGTTGCTCTTGTAGCAGATCTTAAATTTAAGACAGATTCATAAATTTTTGGGCTTGCAACTTGGGGATTTCCATgcttaaatgtaataatacTCATTTCTTCCCTTTATACCAAACAAAATTAGTTCATCCAATCCTAGTCTATTAACAAATGTTTCTTCTGCTTTATAAGCCATGgcatataaacaaaaaaactgcGAAAGTAAAACAGGgaaaataaaccgaaataaaTTGCGGAATGAAGTGACAACAAATTGAGTAAATCCCTGAGTGGCTTAGCTCGCCTGCAagcagctggctggctggctttccCGGCATCTGCTCCTGTTTTCCGGCTGATTGCAGGACGCAGAGCAATTAACGTGAAAATTCGCCAAGGAAAAACGCTCCGTTGCGGAGGTGgcgccaacaacaatggcgcGAAAAGCTGAAAGGAAATCCGAGAGCGAAAAAATATCCCAAGCCAACTGAAGTGATTTTCGCACTAATTAACTGCACTTAGTTGACACATACCAATCTATTCACACCGCCACTCCCACACAAAGTTGTCGTTGGCCATAATCAGAGCCAGtgcagcattttaattggtttccACAGTGCTGCCAATATAAAGTCCCACATGTGCAATCGGAATTTTCCACAGAAATTATTagaaagcaaatgaaatgtggCTCGATGTGTGCTTCACACTCTAGTCGAAAATAATAGTACTACTAACTTGATTTCTatgttaaatacttttgttagataccataagatatttttaaaaatatttttaaaaatatttaaaatgtccAGAATACTATAAACTATGcttaataaatatgatttgtACTTGATGCCAAATATAGATGCATATAAAAGTGTGCTATTCATTTTTCTTTGGCTGTATGTGTTCGTGTGGTGTTCTTTAAGCCCTGCAACTCTATAATTACGTGGTACCGTGTTGACAACTAACTTCTTGCAGTGGGGAAactgggaaaatgggaaaaggggAAGCTCAGCTTTCCACTCactgtttggtttggtttgctttAGCTCCTCATTTTCCTGCGCATATGAGGCATATTGTTATTGCACATCAAAGTGAATTCGCTTGATTTAGTTCTGATTTTTCCATGGCAACATGTGTATGGCAAATTCAAAAGATTTTAATGAGTTGTGGGTATGGTTGAGTGGAAAGTAGTGAATACTCGTATTTATTCATGTATTTCAATAGACAGCCATTCCAAAGCTTCTTTATTGCTTATTTCTTCTAATTGAAGTAATTTAACTAGCATGGCATGCATTATAAAAATCAACATTTATGTACAAACGGTAAtcttatttacttatttatgttACTCATTTAGTACATTGAGTTCATAAAAAATGACAGAAAATAACCACCCAACCAAGGGTCATCGCCAGgacattttatttactttgttgATTAAGCTAAAATAGCATAACAGCAGGGGAGAGATCATCCAAGTGGCAAAGTTACGAGGCAACTGCCAAGGACAAAGTcctgcaaaaaacaaaaaaaaacaagaaaaaacccccaaaaataaaaaaaccaacgaagaaaaagcaaacgaaagCATACGGAAATGCCAGGAGCGTGGATTACATTAACGCAGTATTTTCATAGACGAGGGTGGGAATGGGATTTGTGTGGAGGcgctttggttttttgggaggcaagttgcaagttgccaaATTAAACGCCCACTTAATCTCGACCGGGTCAACCTGTGACACGAAACTCATTTGGGGAGTAAGGTGCTCCAGACTGCTGAGTAGACAAATTCGCTATAAAGACAACTAAGATTTAGTATCTAAAACTATAAActtgttgaattttttaaaaggttttttagtttttcttcaGAATATGCATGTAAAGTTATAAAATGCGCAGGGTCAGTTGTAATTGAAAAGGGGAGAATGCAGCTGGAGTACTTGGAAAATTCAGGGACATCGCCAGGGGACAGTGTCAAGATCAAGTCTGCAAGTCCACCTCATTCATTCACTCCACCACCCCCCCAGAGGTCTAGTCGgtttcaattaatttcacGGCGAAGGGCGACTGGCTGggaaaactaaagaaaaactGTTTTCCGGGCACTTTTGTGTCAAAAAGTTGTCGTCGCGACATTTCTACTGTGTCTCGACtgcatttcccttttcccCAGACTTCCCCAGATCCCAGATTTCTCCATATTTTCCCAGCAATTCCTACTCCTCggaatgtttttattttatctggttttttttttttatctcgAGTGCAGGAAATGCGTACTTCCTGTTTGTTGTCTCTGCAAGCTTTGGCATATTTGCGTGCTCtgccccgtctctttctcgccTTTTGGCTGcctgcttttccttttccatcCCCTCGCCtgcgattttcttttttccctgGGCGAGTTTGATGGGGCAATGAATGCACTTGGACCGTAACTGTCTGCGAATCTTCTTTTGCCTCGACTTTGCTGGGGTCACCCCATAAACTTTTCCTTCCTACTGACGCATAATTTTAcatgttgtcgttgttgcttCCTGGAGTACCCTGTTCTTTAAACTTGCAGGGTATATATGGATGTCATAGGCAGAAAGTTCTTTGTCGGTCTGAAATATGCTTAAAACTTAAAGCTGCATTAAAGTATCTTCCGCTGCATATATAGtttaaaatttggtttttgtttactgGGTATCCAATAGTCGATATAGCATCGCTTTGTCTTATTTTGTTTGAGGATGCATGGGGCAGGAAATGTCTGAGCTCAATGCACTGCCCGTTCCGTTGGTTTTGTTAAAAACTTGCTACCATTTATCTGTTTtgtgcacgtgtgtgtgtgtgtggggatGCTTCATCCTTCAGCTCCTTGCTCCCAATTCAGATCCTTTATTCCCCTCCGTGCGGCAAATTCATCCGCTTGCTCTTCGCCGAGGCTGCgttgatattttttgtaaaaggCCCTGTGCTCAGAAATTTTTCCGGTAGCAGCTTATTGGAATGGATAGATTGggagaaaaaggaaaagtccTGTGCCATTCACTGCCTTTTTTGTCGCATTAAAAAAGGATGCTAGGCAACTTTGgagttggttttgttttctgcaTAAGGCTTTTACTCACTGTACTTTCTAATCAACTTTATGGCAAAGTATTAACTAATGCGAGCGACGTGTTcctgcatttgatttatttatgtcaAGCTTTTATCATCAAATCAGCACAAGTCCTTCATGATTATGAATGGATGTTGTCATAGGTCAGTCACATGAATAGAGAGTAGCTTCGCATCCTTTGAATGCCCATTGAAGTTGAGGGCCCTGAAAAGGGAATAGCCTCCCTTGTGGGCGTCTCTCCCTTCACATGAGCCTGCGAATGCTCTGGGTGGAGGTCAACTCCCAGTTCCTGTGCCCCTTTGGGAAGCTTGGGGCAGCAGTCTCGACATGGAGACAACAACGATACATTTTGGACACACTCCGTACAACATGAACTACAATGGTAGGAGCAACAAGCAGCGACCACAAACGCAAAGTTCTTCGCGTCAACTTAATGGAGTTCGGCAAAATGCCACCTCAATAAGAGAAGGAATCAGTCTTAAAAAGCCGAGTTTTAAGTACACTAAAGTTAACGCATTTACATCATTGTTACTTCGAAATCAGCTCAATAGAGTTGTAATATATGGTTTCATATACAGTTCTAAGTAATAGTTAGCATTAAATTATGAAACCAACTtctaatttgtataattagcGTGATTAAATAGCAAAGTCAGATTTTTGATTGTATAAATATCTTCACAAGCTCCTCACTTCCCATGGGGATTGGTTATGATCCCAAGGGAAAGGGTATTGAAGGACCAGAGAGCACAAGGTTTCAACCGCAAGGTTCCAAGTGCTTTGTTTCCGTTGCTCCTTACATGGATTTTCAGAGCCCATCTCCATTGGCATCCACGTAGCTCCACAATGCGCCCAGCACTTCGGGAGCTTACCACATGTGCACTTTGTAATCTGTCGGCGTTATTGCATTGTGTGGTCGCTCGCCAAGGTGGGTGGGCCTGGGAGAAGGGGGGTGCGTGGGGGCGGGGTGCGATGTCACCTAGACTTTTGAGTGCATTTTCCTGCGGTTGCTCCTTGCGAATGCTCAAGAAGTTTATTGGGCGCCCAAGGAGCTGCCCCTTTTGGAATTTGATACATTCTCAAAGGGGCGAATTTTATGAGTATCTGAGCCAGCTAATTGATTTCTACATTGTTTTTTGGACGGAAGTGAGGACACATTTATGCCATAAATATCATATGTGGCAACAAGAGTTTACCAATCTGAATGGATTGTACATTTTTACTCGCCTCAAAGCTGTAATCATCAATTTGTAATCAGTATTTCTGAGGTATTAAAGTTAATATAtcctttcttttctttttcttttctttagtATTATTACTCTTGGAAATTCGTTGCAGCTTTaaggtacatatatatatatcttgcACACCAATTAAACTTCTTTATTAAGAATAAGTAAACATAATTAAGCAAATTCTGAAATTTGTTAAGCAACAGTAGTAAGGAAAAGCGCTGCTTCCCAATCAAGTTTTTGGCTTCGGTAGACCACCGAAGCTGCCACAAAGGAATTTCCATTCTCTGTGTCATGCGATCTGGTTGTTGTGCCTCCCATTTTTCTGGCTCACCTTAACAAGAGCCTCATAATCGCATCAGGAATTTTCTTGTTAAGCGTCggggaaaagaacaaaaataatatacaaaaaaacaaattttcgcaaCTTTGGCGGGCGTCGCGTCGCCGCAGAAAAAGTCAACAGAGGCGGGATGAGGGATTGGAGTCCTTTGTGGACGGGGATCGAGGTCCTTTGCCTTTTCCCCTGCGTTCCCCCCATTTCGGATGGAATATATACAAACAAGCAAaagtttgtaaacaaaaattgtgtTAAAGGCCAGGCGACTCTCCGCTGGGGGAGGTGGAAAATCGGGGGTCTTGGGTTAGTGGTTTTCCTACGGGTTAAAGCGGCGAGCGGGCAAAGTTTTTACATCATGATGCGGCGATGATATGGCTCTGCGAGTTGGACAGAGATAGGTTGCTATGGCTGCTTTCTATCCCCCCTCCCTTTCCCTCTCACCTGATTACCACCCCGGTCTTTTCCCATTTTGGTTGTAGTTTTTGTTGCGTATTTATTGTCGTCTAGGTTCAACATCGCCACATCCAGCTCCCATACCCCATTTCCACTACCGCCGCTGGATGATGTTGGTTacattccatttccacttcaaTTTAGCCCATTCAGGCTTTTCGTTGCGTGGTTTTACCCTTTACGCGGGCATTAC encodes:
- the LOC27208742 gene encoding 2',5'-phosphodiesterase 12: MGAKSLAFSFFKNLVRNSDKLLGYKTQTRVSLLSRFCGTSLAGKMEKVYLRNASDTKELDIVFRFVNENLKINREFNFRRQMNEPIDAILARIQSNIIGRLAKSCKKAKIKPPSEINVKLLSDNFDGKLNELTFGDLVVTQDISNLKLQVLDTVYDLVFNPPWISSLKLPSCMLAGFVIYPTNVQIQFGERQFSKGVWSKAKKPTDDDWEACGEGFQYLVTPEDIGYHLKFAVTPGNAQGMTGPVVEKITNSAVQESPGPCPFQDRHRHTTNSLSDPNEIRVVSYNLLADLYASSDYAGSTLFSYCPAKYLQKDYRKPLFINEIIGYNSDILCLQEVDQRIFDFDLKEILEQPPYNYHGIIAPKGKCAEGVAIFFRNSRFDLLDSQILHLGSNIPVLPVFESLWNKIKVNAQLAERICERSTTLQTCLLRIKGTDNYVLVANTHLYFHPDADHIRLLQIGFSMLFVEQTISKAIKDFNISSPKNIGLIFCGDFNSVPECGIYKLMTEQLAEKTLEDWRSNAEQAVSNVELSQPFKMGSAYGAPEYTHYTTLFSGCLDYVFYQNDRFELLKVVPLPTEEELKANTAIPSAVFPSDHVALVADLKFKTDS